The Sulfurospirillum oryzae genome segment AGTTTGTCATCGAAGACAATCATGCGAAAATACTTGAAAATGAGGGACATAGTTGGTTTTGGGGGACACTGAATCGTTCTAAAAAAATCTATTTTGATGTCATTGTTGCATCACTTGTGGTCAATGTTTTTGTCCTTGCCAGCCCTTTGTTTACGATGAATGTCTATGATAGAGTCATTCCCAACAATGCAATTGAAACTTTGTGGGTGTTAGCATTAGGTCTTTTTGTTATCTATGTGTTGGATATTTTGTTGAAATTTGTGCGTTCGTACTTTTTAGAGATAGCGGGTAAAAAGAGCGATGTCATTATGTCGTCGATGATGTTTGAAAAAGTGTTGGACCTTAAAATGGCTGTACGTCCAAAATCAGTCGGTGCGTTTGCAAGCAATCTCCGTGATTTTGACTCGATTCGTAATTTTTTTACCTCTTCGACACTTACAGCACTCATCGATCTTCCTTTTGCAATTATTTTTTTGGTGATGGTGCATTTTATAGCAGGTTCTTTGGTCATCGTGCCATTGGTACTCATTGTTTTAATTTTAATCTACACTTTTATTATTAAACGTCCTTTGCAGCAAAGTATAGAGAGTACTTACGTTGCATCAGCTATTAAAAATGGTATTTTGATTGAAAGCCTTAATGCCATTGAGACAATCAAAACACTCTCCGCTGGAGGTCAAGCACAGTGGAAGTGGGAAGAAGCCACGGGCGAAATCGCTAATCGTAGTTTAAAATCCAAAATTCTATCGAACTCTGTGACAACCGTTACGTCATTTCTGGTCCAACTCGATACGATGTTAGTCGTTGTGATTGGTGTTTATATGATTAAAGAAGTTGAGCTTACGATGGGTGGACTTATTGCTGCGGTCATTTTAACATCACGTGCGATTGCTCCTATGGGGCAAGTTGCAGCGTTGATTGCTAACTTTGAGCAGACACGAACGGCGTATAAAGCACTCGATGATATTATGAAGCTTCCTGTTGAGCGACCTGAGGGAAAAGTTTTTGTCAGAAGAGAGCATTTTGCCGGCAAAATAGAGTTTAAAAATGTCTCTTTTAAATATCCTGATACGACAAAATATGCACTTGAAAATGTTTCTTTTACGATTGAGGCGGGAGAGAAAGTAGCGATTTTAGGTCGAAATGGTTCAGGTAAAACAACCGTTGAAAAGCTCATTTTAGGTTTATATGCACCTGATAGTGGTTCGGTATTGATTGATGGTATTGATATTAACCAAATTGATCCTGTTGATTTGCGCAAAAATATTGGATATGTCTCACAGGATGTTGTTCTTTTTCATGGCACCGTGCGTGAAAATATTGTTTATAAAGCACCGTATGTTAGCGATGAAGTGATCTTAAAAGCAGCGAAATTAAGCGGTGTCGATGAGTTTATAAATTGTCATCCCTTAGGCTATGACATGCCTGTTTTTGAAAGGGGTGATGGTATCTCAGGTGGGCAGAGACAAAGTATAGCAATTGCAAGAGCTTTCTTGGTCGATGCGCCGATTATGCTCTTAGATGAGCCGACAAATTCTTTAGACAATACCTCGGAAACTCGTGTTAAGAACTATTTACAAGAGGGAATTCAAGGGAAAACAACGATCTTAGTGACGCATAAGATGTCGCTTGTAGATTTAGCTGATCGTTTGATTGTCATTGACAATGGTAAGGTTGTCCTTGATGGCAAACGTGATGATATTTTAGCAAAACTCAATGGTACGAGACACGTATGAAAAAGTATTATAACGAACAAGATATAGAGTTCATGTCTAGCTTAAGTGAGGCGGTGCTACAAAAAGCGCCTAGTTCTTCTCGTCGCATTCTTTGGATCGTTGCTGTTGGTATTATTTGGGCAATTGTCTGGGCAAGTATTGCTGAGATCGATGAGCAGACACGGGGTGAAGGAAAGGTTATCCCAACACAACAGTTGCAAGTGATTCAAAATCTAGAAGGGGGTATCGTCTCTGAGATATTAGTCAAAGAGGGCGATCAGGTTCAAAAAGGACAAGTACTCCTTCGGATTGATGATAAAAATTTTGCAAGTTCGTATGGTGAAAGTAGGCTTAGGTATGTTGAGCTTAAAGCAAAGTCCATGAGGCTTGAAGCAGAAGCGAACTCTTTGCCATTTATTACTCCTTCTGATCCAAGTGAAGAGATGCAAAAACAGATTGTTTACGAGAAGAGTTTATATAACTCAAACCAAGAACAGCTCTCCAAGACATTTCAAATTTTAAATGAACAGATAAAACAAAAAGAGAATGAGCTCACAGAACTTGACTCTAAAGTTGCGCAACTCCAAACAAGCTATAGTTTAATCAAAAGAGAGATGGATATTATGGAGCCTTTGGTGAAAAAAGGGCTTGTTTCGGAGATGGAACTTTTACAGCTTAAACGCCAACTTAATGGCATACAAGGTGATTTACAAACTTCTAAGCTGACCATTCCTAGGGTACAGTCTGCCATTCAAGAGGTGCGAAGTAAACGAGGTGAGGCAGAATTAAATTTTAAAAATAGGGCTAAAAAAGAGCTCAATGAAGCAGTCGCAGAGATGTCTCGTTTGCAAGAAGCGAAAACCAGTTTGGAAGATCGTGTGCAAAGGACATTGGTTCGTGCTCCAGTTGATGGTACAATTAAACAGCTTTTGGTTAAAACTGTCTCAGGCGTTGTTCGTCCCGGAATGAATATTTTAGAGATTGTTCCTACCGAAGATACACTATTGATTGAAGCCAAAATAAAACCTTCTGACGTAGCCTTTTTAAGGCTTGGATTAGATGCTATGGTCAAATTTACGGCGTATGATTTTTCGATTTATGGTGGGCTACGAGGCAAACTTGTTTTCATTA includes the following:
- a CDS encoding type I secretion system permease/ATPase, coding for MEAEVTKTYKQDPLLSCLVLFTKLYNVPYSAEALLAGLPIAKGIGSVELFSLYGGSSKSLFSRAAQRAGFITKLVQKDLKELSPLVLPCILILKNHSACILESFDDEHKKAKVIHPDISDGENWVDLDVLINEYLGFCFLLKKEFVIEDNHAKILENEGHSWFWGTLNRSKKIYFDVIVASLVVNVFVLASPLFTMNVYDRVIPNNAIETLWVLALGLFVIYVLDILLKFVRSYFLEIAGKKSDVIMSSMMFEKVLDLKMAVRPKSVGAFASNLRDFDSIRNFFTSSTLTALIDLPFAIIFLVMVHFIAGSLVIVPLVLIVLILIYTFIIKRPLQQSIESTYVASAIKNGILIESLNAIETIKTLSAGGQAQWKWEEATGEIANRSLKSKILSNSVTTVTSFLVQLDTMLVVVIGVYMIKEVELTMGGLIAAVILTSRAIAPMGQVAALIANFEQTRTAYKALDDIMKLPVERPEGKVFVRREHFAGKIEFKNVSFKYPDTTKYALENVSFTIEAGEKVAILGRNGSGKTTVEKLILGLYAPDSGSVLIDGIDINQIDPVDLRKNIGYVSQDVVLFHGTVRENIVYKAPYVSDEVILKAAKLSGVDEFINCHPLGYDMPVFERGDGISGGQRQSIAIARAFLVDAPIMLLDEPTNSLDNTSETRVKNYLQEGIQGKTTILVTHKMSLVDLADRLIVIDNGKVVLDGKRDDILAKLNGTRHV
- a CDS encoding HlyD family type I secretion periplasmic adaptor subunit — its product is MKKYYNEQDIEFMSSLSEAVLQKAPSSSRRILWIVAVGIIWAIVWASIAEIDEQTRGEGKVIPTQQLQVIQNLEGGIVSEILVKEGDQVQKGQVLLRIDDKNFASSYGESRLRYVELKAKSMRLEAEANSLPFITPSDPSEEMQKQIVYEKSLYNSNQEQLSKTFQILNEQIKQKENELTELDSKVAQLQTSYSLIKREMDIMEPLVKKGLVSEMELLQLKRQLNGIQGDLQTSKLTIPRVQSAIQEVRSKRGEAELNFKNRAKKELNEAVAEMSRLQEAKTSLEDRVQRTLVRAPVDGTIKQLLVKTVSGVVRPGMNILEIVPTEDTLLIEAKIKPSDVAFLRLGLDAMVKFTAYDFSIYGGLRGKLVFISADTITNERGESYYLVHIKTDKNNLGTAEKPLRVMVGMTTTVDILTGKKTVLDYLLKPILKAKHNALRER